CAGCTGCTGTGGTCCTCGCGGATGCCGCCGATGTTCTCCTCGATGACGTCCTGGTAGCGCTGCTCGCCCATCTCGGCGCCCACGTACTGCACCAGGTTCTCCACCACCGCCTGGTTGCCATGCTGGATGGCCTTCAGGTAGGCCACCTCGTCACGGTAGGCCTTCATCTGCCGCGCCCACACCGCGCTGGTGTGGAAGTTCACCGTGCACGCGTCCTCGGCGAGCTTTCCCTCCTCCTCGTCCAGCACGAAGGCCTCGAAAAATGGGGGAGGCCAGCCGGCGTCACTGCCACTCCGGACAGGGTCGTCGCCGACTTCCCGTGAGGTCGCGGGTTTCGCGGTGGTGTTGCTGGTGAACACCAGCTTTGGCCTCTCCTCCTCGACCCCTGACCCCCACTCGGCGTCACCGCTCTGAGCGCGGACGGACGTCAGCAGGAGGGCACAGATCAGGGCACCACGGGTCCACTGCAGCCACATCTTGACCCTGCGGACAGGAAGCCAGGCATAGAGAGGAAGGGAATGACCTTGTGACCTTTTCCTTTCTTAGCAAGTGATCAGTGAGGTCCCTGGAGATGACTGAGAGGCACTGGGAATGTTTTTCCCAGACAGGCAGCAGCACATGCTCAGCTCAGGTGGATCTGGTTTAGGTCTGGTTGAGATTAGGCCCAGGTCTGGCCCTAGTCTGGCATATGCCATGTCCTCTGAATAAAAGATTTATGGGTCTCCTTGACATGAAGGAGGCCATGTAAGCTCTTTCCCAGACAGTCATCAGGCTCTGGCACAGACCTGGCCTGGATCTGGCTCACATCTGGCGATCGCACCACTGCCTGGGAAACTACTCAACAAGCCTACCTCATCTCCAGGAGACACATATATCATATCACTTCACTTACACAACTGACTGGCTATGGACCAGATCACCCACAGGTCACAAGTGATGACGAGGTCATTTTAGTTTTATTCCAGGTCTAGGCCTCTTCGGCTCGGACTGACAGATGAAAATAGCCCAATCAGCTCAAACTGGCACATTCACAGTGGTTAGTCTGTTGATCAATGAGTTCTCTCcctatcaaataaataaatagaatcaCAGGCAGATCTGTCACAGAGTTCTCCGATATCTGAGCTAGCTCATTGCTCGCTCCTGCCAGCGCCTACTGTATGCCAGACATAATTGTGGGCCTGTGGTTCCAAGCCGTGACTCATCTTGAACACTGAAATTGTTCACTAAACGATTTTTTGATTTGCCATTCCAAGGCTGCCCTAACAGTCCATTAGATAAG
The nucleotide sequence above comes from Alosa sapidissima isolate fAloSap1 chromosome 6, fAloSap1.pri, whole genome shotgun sequence. Encoded proteins:
- the si:ch211-142k18.1 gene encoding uncharacterized protein si:ch211-142k18.1 isoform X1, producing MSAWGFSTKDLIIALLEEELEVCLQRVKMWLQWTRGALICALLLTSVRAQSGDAEWGSGVEEERPKLVFTSNTTAKPATSREVGDDPVRSGSDAGWPPPFFEAFVLDEEEGKLAEDACTVNFHTSAVWARQMKAYRDEVAYLKAIQHGNQAVVENLVQYVGAEMGEQRYQDVIEENIGGIREDHSSCSGVVDKTAEELRTQLEGESQEALAGIQKIKEESLAFEDMLRAASDIAGRLESTSKALHASLTQQLRKSLQPPRH
- the si:ch211-142k18.1 gene encoding uncharacterized protein si:ch211-142k18.1 isoform X2; the encoded protein is MWLQWTRGALICALLLTSVRAQSGDAEWGSGVEEERPKLVFTSNTTAKPATSREVGDDPVRSGSDAGWPPPFFEAFVLDEEEGKLAEDACTVNFHTSAVWARQMKAYRDEVAYLKAIQHGNQAVVENLVQYVGAEMGEQRYQDVIEENIGGIREDHSSCSGVVDKTAEELRTQLEGESQEALAGIQKIKEESLAFEDMLRAASDIAGRLESTSKALHASLTQQLRKSLQPPRH